The following proteins are encoded in a genomic region of Limosilactobacillus reuteri subsp. reuteri:
- a CDS encoding polysaccharide biosynthesis protein translates to MEENKVNDLSSTAVKKDSRTKMITGSAWMTAGSITSRILGALYIIPWVTWLGAYSNEANALYAQGYNIYNMFLVIATAGIPSAISKMVAHYNGINQYGVSRRLYHSGMYVAMAMGVICTTVMMFGARLMDNGDPNMIPVIRSLAWAILIIPGMSITRGFLQGYNWMAPSAISQFVEQLFRVIYMLAATYFIMKIQNGNWVSAVSQSTFAAFIGAIGAVIVLGIAWMRHQREMNDLVAHGEINTEVSTQTLIFKIIYQSIPFIIIESGVTIFQLIDQYTFKRMMPLVGHFTKYQMDVTYALFAFNANKLYMIVISLASALAATVIPLLATARAQNDQEDMRKQIQNVLLLFYFVMIPAALGLSAVAQQIYTVFYRYDAAGVVVLQFAAYISIMLGLYTVAAAMMQGISENKKMMMFLAIGIVIKFILQFPCIWIFEGLGPLVSTGISMFVINYLILHSFNMEFHLRFDKMALPTNQILAYSLVMFAGTKIVMLIIGHFVSPYGRYTAFFSLIPGVIVGAGIYLYLCLKSRLADQLLGPRVARLRTILHIK, encoded by the coding sequence ATGGAAGAAAATAAAGTAAATGATTTGAGCAGCACCGCAGTTAAAAAAGATTCGCGAACAAAAATGATTACAGGATCAGCTTGGATGACAGCTGGTAGTATTACTTCGCGGATCTTAGGGGCGCTGTACATTATTCCATGGGTTACATGGTTAGGAGCTTACAGTAATGAAGCGAATGCCTTATATGCTCAAGGGTACAATATTTATAATATGTTTTTAGTGATTGCAACGGCGGGAATTCCTTCTGCAATTTCTAAAATGGTCGCGCATTATAACGGAATAAACCAGTATGGCGTTAGTCGCCGACTGTATCATTCTGGAATGTACGTTGCAATGGCAATGGGTGTAATTTGTACGACAGTGATGATGTTTGGGGCTCGTTTAATGGATAACGGAGATCCAAATATGATTCCGGTTATCCGCTCGTTAGCTTGGGCTATTTTGATTATCCCAGGGATGTCGATTACCCGAGGATTTTTACAAGGATATAACTGGATGGCACCATCAGCAATTTCGCAATTTGTTGAACAGCTTTTCCGAGTTATTTATATGCTGGCGGCTACTTATTTCATCATGAAGATTCAAAATGGTAATTGGGTTAGCGCCGTTTCCCAATCAACCTTTGCGGCCTTTATCGGGGCAATTGGTGCAGTAATTGTCTTGGGAATTGCCTGGATGCGTCATCAACGTGAAATGAATGACTTGGTGGCACATGGTGAAATAAATACTGAAGTTTCAACCCAAACATTAATTTTTAAGATTATTTATCAGTCAATTCCGTTCATCATTATTGAATCAGGGGTAACGATTTTCCAATTAATTGACCAATACACTTTTAAGCGGATGATGCCATTAGTTGGTCACTTTACTAAGTACCAGATGGATGTTACTTATGCCTTATTCGCGTTTAATGCCAATAAGCTTTACATGATTGTTATTTCATTAGCTTCTGCATTAGCTGCAACAGTTATTCCGTTGCTTGCGACAGCCCGGGCTCAGAACGATCAAGAGGATATGCGAAAACAGATTCAAAACGTTCTCTTGTTATTCTATTTTGTGATGATTCCGGCAGCTCTTGGATTATCCGCGGTTGCTCAGCAAATCTACACCGTCTTTTACCGTTATGATGCGGCAGGGGTCGTAGTACTGCAATTTGCAGCTTACATTTCGATCATGTTAGGCTTGTATACTGTAGCCGCAGCAATGATGCAGGGAATTTCTGAGAATAAGAAGATGATGATGTTCTTAGCCATCGGAATCGTAATTAAATTTATCCTCCAGTTCCCATGTATTTGGATCTTTGAAGGATTAGGACCACTGGTTTCAACTGGGATTTCAATGTTTGTGATTAACTATTTGATCTTGCATTCCTTTAATATGGAATTCCACCTACGTTTTGATAAGATGGCCCTGCCAACTAACCAGATTTTAGCTTACTCCTTAGTGATGTTTGCTGGGACAAAGATTGTAATGTTAATCATTGGCCATTTTGTTAGTCCATATGGGCGCTACACTGCTTTCTTCTCCTTGATTCCGGGAGTAATAGTCGGAGCAGGAATTTATCTCTATCTCTGCTTAAAGTCACGATTAGCCGACCAGCTATTGGGACCACGAGTAGCAAGATTACGAACGATTTTACACATTAAATAA
- a CDS encoding type II toxin-antitoxin system HicB family antitoxin, producing MEIVSYPAIFTPKDNEIQVDFPDLPEAFTQGKTMDEAMDFAKLGLAITLNDKLGHFEDAPAVSSLETLKQQHPDQIIKMVTVDLEQY from the coding sequence ATGGAAATAGTGAGTTATCCAGCAATTTTTACCCCGAAAGATAATGAAATTCAAGTTGATTTTCCAGATTTGCCGGAAGCATTTACTCAGGGGAAAACAATGGATGAGGCGATGGATTTTGCTAAATTGGGCTTAGCGATTACCCTTAATGATAAACTCGGCCACTTTGAAGATGCCCCAGCCGTAAGCTCATTAGAGACGTTAAAGCAACAACATCCAGATCAAATCATTAAAATGGTAACTGTTGATTTGGAACAATACTAG
- the leuS gene encoding leucine--tRNA ligase: MAYDHKTIEKKWQKFWKKNETFKADLNKDQKKYYALDMFPYPSGQGLHVGHPEGYTATDVMSRMKRMQGFNVLHPMGWDAFGLPAEQYALKTGHNPKDFTNKNIDHFRDQIQSLGFSYDWDREVNTTDPKFYKWTQWIFEQLYKKGLAYESEIMVNWAPDFMGGTVVANEEVEDGKTKRGGYPVYRKPMRQWVLKITAYADRLIDDLDLVDWPESVKEMQRNWIGRSEGASVFFPVVGDEDTKIEVFTTRADTLFGASYVVLAPEQELVDQLTTPEHKAEVEKYKEEASRRSDLERTDLNKDKTGVFTGSYVINPVNGEKLPIWISDYVLASYGTGAVMAVPSGDQRDYDFATKFNLPIKPIIEGADISEGAFDGDGKHINSGFLDGLNIADAKQKMIDWLEEHDAGHKKVNYRLRDWIFSRQRYWGEPIPVIHWDDGTTSLVPEDELPLELPKTDNIEPSGTGESPLANVEDWVNVYDENGRHGLRETNTMPQWAGSSWYWLRYTDPHNDEEFASKEALDYWSPVDLYVGGAEHAVLHLLYARFWHKVLYDLGLVPTKEPFMKLVNQGMILGSNHEKMSKSKGNVVNPDDIVDQYGADTLRLYEMFMGPLEESVPWDEKGLHGANKWVQRVWRLLMDDNNHLRDRVSTFNDGKLTKVYNQTVKKVTEDYERMHFNTAISQLMVFVNEAYKVDDLPVEYMKGFVKMIAPIMPHMAEELWSQFGESDTITYQPWPTYDPKALVEDEVEMIVQVNGKVRAKIKMAKDTDRDEAQQLALANEHVKKFTDGKDIKKVIVVPNKIVNIVAK; the protein is encoded by the coding sequence ATGGCTTACGATCATAAGACGATTGAAAAAAAGTGGCAAAAGTTTTGGAAGAAGAATGAGACTTTCAAGGCCGACCTTAATAAGGACCAAAAGAAATACTATGCACTAGACATGTTCCCATATCCATCTGGTCAAGGACTCCACGTTGGTCACCCAGAAGGTTATACCGCTACGGATGTAATGTCACGGATGAAACGGATGCAAGGATTTAATGTATTACATCCAATGGGGTGGGATGCATTCGGTTTACCAGCCGAACAATATGCATTAAAGACCGGCCACAACCCTAAGGACTTTACGAACAAAAATATTGACCATTTCCGTGACCAAATCCAATCACTTGGGTTCTCATATGACTGGGACCGCGAAGTAAATACGACTGATCCTAAGTTCTACAAGTGGACTCAATGGATTTTTGAACAGCTCTACAAGAAGGGGCTTGCTTACGAAAGTGAAATTATGGTTAACTGGGCCCCTGATTTTATGGGTGGAACAGTTGTTGCCAACGAAGAGGTTGAAGACGGCAAGACTAAACGTGGTGGTTACCCCGTCTACCGTAAGCCAATGCGTCAATGGGTTTTAAAGATTACTGCTTATGCGGACCGTTTGATTGATGACCTTGACCTTGTTGACTGGCCAGAAAGCGTTAAGGAAATGCAACGTAACTGGATCGGTCGTTCAGAAGGTGCTTCAGTATTTTTCCCAGTTGTGGGGGATGAAGATACTAAGATTGAAGTATTTACGACGCGGGCAGATACGCTCTTTGGTGCTTCTTATGTTGTTCTTGCTCCCGAACAAGAATTAGTAGATCAATTGACGACGCCAGAACACAAGGCGGAAGTTGAAAAGTACAAGGAAGAAGCATCACGGCGGTCTGACCTTGAACGGACTGATTTAAATAAGGATAAGACCGGGGTATTTACTGGTTCTTACGTCATTAATCCAGTTAACGGTGAAAAACTGCCAATTTGGATCAGTGATTACGTGCTTGCCTCTTACGGAACCGGAGCAGTAATGGCTGTTCCTTCCGGTGATCAACGGGATTATGACTTTGCTACTAAGTTTAACTTGCCAATCAAGCCTATTATTGAAGGTGCAGATATTTCAGAAGGTGCTTTTGATGGCGATGGTAAACACATTAATTCTGGCTTCCTTGATGGTTTAAACATTGCTGATGCAAAGCAAAAGATGATCGATTGGCTTGAAGAACACGATGCTGGGCACAAGAAGGTTAACTACCGTCTTCGTGACTGGATCTTCAGTCGGCAACGTTACTGGGGTGAACCAATTCCAGTTATCCACTGGGATGATGGGACAACCTCATTAGTTCCAGAAGATGAACTTCCACTTGAATTGCCAAAGACTGATAACATTGAACCATCAGGAACTGGTGAAAGTCCATTAGCAAATGTTGAAGATTGGGTTAACGTTTATGACGAAAATGGTCGTCATGGTCTTCGTGAGACTAACACCATGCCACAATGGGCTGGTTCATCATGGTACTGGCTTCGGTACACTGATCCTCATAATGACGAGGAATTTGCCTCAAAAGAAGCCCTGGATTACTGGTCACCAGTTGATCTCTATGTTGGTGGAGCTGAACACGCTGTTCTTCACTTGCTCTATGCTCGATTCTGGCATAAGGTTCTTTATGACCTCGGTCTCGTACCAACTAAAGAACCATTCATGAAGCTTGTTAACCAGGGGATGATTCTTGGTTCAAACCATGAAAAGATGTCGAAGTCCAAAGGTAATGTTGTTAACCCTGATGACATTGTTGACCAATATGGGGCTGATACTTTACGTCTTTACGAAATGTTCATGGGACCACTTGAAGAATCGGTACCTTGGGATGAAAAAGGACTTCATGGTGCTAATAAGTGGGTTCAACGTGTATGGCGGTTGTTGATGGATGATAATAACCACCTCCGTGACCGGGTATCCACTTTCAATGATGGTAAGCTTACCAAGGTTTACAATCAAACTGTTAAGAAGGTTACCGAAGACTACGAACGGATGCACTTCAATACGGCTATTTCTCAATTGATGGTCTTTGTAAACGAAGCCTACAAGGTTGATGATTTACCAGTTGAATACATGAAAGGCTTTGTAAAGATGATTGCACCAATCATGCCGCACATGGCTGAAGAACTCTGGAGTCAATTTGGTGAGAGTGATACAATCACTTACCAACCATGGCCAACTTACGATCCAAAAGCTTTAGTTGAAGATGAAGTTGAAATGATCGTTCAGGTTAACGGTAAGGTACGGGCTAAGATTAAGATGGCCAAGGATACTGACCGCGATGAAGCACAACAACTTGCTTTAGCAAACGAACATGTTAAGAAGTTTACTGATGGCAAGGATATTAAAAAAGTCATTGTTGTCCCTAACAAGATCGTTAACATCGTTGCAAAATAG